A single genomic interval of Camelina sativa cultivar DH55 chromosome 11, Cs, whole genome shotgun sequence harbors:
- the LOC104723388 gene encoding poly(U)-specific endoribonuclease-B isoform X3: MDGLIRGLVDATLGGNERRGRDDEDNSRDERSRSSWADVVSGEEQDQNRGGGSSHPSQGRRQNVEENQWENKGERVPTRHPHKEEQEENTYAAKVTQQQDFSESQQEDNDGWETVGKKKPARQSHKVQKEQWQDYKLPASEQHYSDDTETHGNLEPSQLELSGLSEACNKLWELDSNRLVPGNDYQIDCGDGKRVHERADMAEGLLFSWVSDEVFRKPTFARFCSLLDNYNPNEGYKEVVTEEERQEQAAFIEEISRTSVIKYLHKYLVIKDVAPGSYQEFKRMLTSLWFDLYGRGGTSGSSSAFEHVFVGEIKQSGGEQVSGFHNWLQFYLEEAKGTVDYQGYIFPRRRGEIPDSETQLLTIQFEWNGVLKSVSSTLVGVSPEFELALYTMCFFMGREENHIQLGPYNVNVKCYRLDNNRIGSAFPIAES; encoded by the exons atggACGGATTGATCAGGGGTTTGGTCGACGCGACTCTCGGAGGAAACGAACGTCGCGGTCGTGATGATGAAGACAACTCTAGGGACGAGAGATCCAGATCTTCTTGGGCTGAT GTGGTTTCCGGTGAGGAGCAGGATCAGAATCGCGGAGGAGGATCGTCTCATCCTTCGCAAGGTCGACGCCAGAATGTAGAG GAAAATCAATGGGAGAATAAGGGAGAAAGGGTTCCCACAAGGCATCCACATAAG GAGGAACAGGAAGAGAATACCTATGCGGCTAAAGTCACCCAGCAGCAAGACTTCTCG GAGAGCCAGCAAGAGGACAATGACGGTTGGGAAACTGTAGGGAAAAAGAAACCTGCAAGGCAATCGCATAAG GTCCAGAAGGAGCAATGGCAAGATTACAAACTCCCAGCAAGTGAACAACACTACTCAGACGATACTGAAACTCATGGAAACCTAGAACCCTCTCAACTAGAGCTCTCAGGTCTCTCAGAAGCTTGCAACAAACTCTGGGAGCTCGATTCAAACCGCCTTGTTCCTGGAAACGATTATCAAATTGACTGTGGTGATGGGAAAAGGGTTCACGAGAGAGCCGATATGGCTGAAGGATTACTCTTCTCTTGGGTGAGCGATGAAGTCTTTAGAAAACCGACATTCGCAAG ATTCTGTTCGTTGCTTGACAACTATAACCCAAATGAAGGTTACAAAGAAGTAGTCACAGAAGAAGAGAGGCAAGAGCAAGCAGCTTTCATTGAAGAAATTAGCAGAACCTCTGTGATCAAGTACCTTCACAAGTACCTTGTGATCAAGGACGTTGCTCCTGGAAGCTACCAAGAGTTCAAGAGAATGTTGACAAGTCTCTGGTTCGATCTCTATGGCCGTGGAGGTACCTCTGGCTCTTCTTCTGCGTTTGAGCATGTCTTTGTTGGGGAGATCAAACAATCTGGTGGGGAACAGGTCTCTGGCTTCCATAACTGGCTTCAG TTTTACTTGGAGGAAGCCAAAGGAACTGTAGATTATCAAGGCTATATATTTCCCCGACGTCGCGGTGAAATT CCTGATTCAGAGACCCAGCTGCTAACAATCCAATTCGAGTGGAACGGTGTTCTAAAATCAGTCTCAAGTACGTTAGTAGGAGTAAGCCCAGAGTTCGAGTTGGCTCTATACACAATGTGTTTCTTCATGGGCAGAGAAGAAAACCACATTCAGTTGGGTCCATACAATGTCAATGTCAAATGTTACCGACTTGACAACAACCGTATTGGCTCAGCTTTCCCCATTGCAGAATCTTGA
- the LOC104723388 gene encoding poly(U)-specific endoribonuclease-B isoform X5: protein MDGLIRGLVDVAIGGNERRGRDDEDNSTRDERSRSSWADVVSGEEQDQNRGGGSSHPSQGRRQNVEENQWENKGERVPTRHPHKEEQEENTYAAKVTQQQDFSESQQEDNDGWETVGKKKPARQSHKVQKEQWQDYKLPASEQHYSDDTETHGNLEPSQLELSGLSEACNKLWELDSNRLVPGNDYQIDCGDGKRVHERADMAEGLLFSWVSDEVFRKPTFARFCSLLDNYNPNEGYKEVVTEEERQEQAAFIEEISRTSVIKYLHKYLVIKDVAPGSYQEFKRMLTSLWFDLYGRGGTSGSSSAFEHVFVGEIKQSGGEQVSGFHNWLQFYLEEAKGTVDYQGYIFPRRRGEIPDSETQLLTIQFEWNGVLKSVSSTLVGVSPEFELALYTMCFFMGREENHIQLGPYNVNVKCYRLDNNRIGSAFPIAES, encoded by the exons ATGGACGGACTAATCAGGGGTTTGGTCGACGTGGCTATCGGAGGAAACGAACGTCGCGGTCGTGATGATGAAGACAACTCTACTAGGGACGAGAGATCCAGATCTTCTTGGGCTGAT GTGGTTTCCGGTGAGGAGCAGGATCAGAATCGCGGAGGAGGATCGTCTCATCCTTCGCAAGGTCGACGCCAGAATGTAGAG GAAAATCAATGGGAGAATAAGGGAGAAAGGGTTCCCACAAGGCATCCACATAAG GAGGAACAGGAAGAGAATACCTATGCGGCTAAAGTCACCCAGCAGCAAGACTTCTCG GAGAGCCAGCAAGAGGACAATGACGGTTGGGAAACTGTAGGGAAAAAGAAACCTGCAAGGCAATCGCATAAG GTCCAGAAGGAGCAATGGCAAGATTACAAACTCCCAGCAAGTGAACAACACTACTCAGACGATACTGAAACTCATGGAAACCTAGAACCCTCTCAACTAGAGCTCTCAGGTCTCTCAGAAGCTTGCAACAAACTCTGGGAGCTCGATTCAAACCGCCTTGTTCCTGGAAACGATTATCAAATTGACTGTGGTGATGGGAAAAGGGTTCACGAGAGAGCCGATATGGCTGAAGGATTACTCTTCTCTTGGGTGAGCGATGAAGTCTTTAGAAAACCGACATTCGCAAGATTCTGTTCGTTGCTTGACAACTATAACCCAAATGAAGGTTACAAAGAAGTAGTCACAGAAGAAGAGAGGCAAGAGCAAGCAGCTTTCATTGAAGAAATTAGCAGAACCTCTGTGATCAAGTACCTTCACAAGTACCTTGTGATCAAGGACGTTGCTCCTGGAAGCTACCAAGAGTTCAAGAGAATGTTGACAAGTCTCTGGTTCGATCTCTATGGCCGTGGAGGTACCTCTGGCTCTTCTTCTGCGTTTGAGCATGTCTTTGTTGGGGAGATCAAACAATCTGGTGGGGAACAGGTCTCTGGCTTCCATAACTGGCTTCAG TTTTACTTGGAGGAAGCCAAAGGAACTGTAGATTATCAAGGCTATATATTTCCCCGACGTCGCGGTGAAATT CCTGATTCAGAGACCCAGCTGCTAACAATCCAATTCGAGTGGAACGGTGTTCTAAAATCAGTCTCAAGTACGTTAGTAGGAGTAAGCCCAGAGTTCGAGTTGGCTCTATACACAATGTGTTTCTTCATGGGCAGAGAAGAAAACCACATTCAGTTGGGTCCATACAATGTCAATGTCAAATGTTACCGACTTGACAACAACCGTATTGGCTCAGCTTTCCCCATTGCAGAATCTTGA
- the LOC104723388 gene encoding poly(U)-specific endoribonuclease-B isoform X4 translates to MDGLIRGLVDVAIGGNERRGRDDEDNSTRDERSRSSWADVVSGEEQDQNRGGGSSHPSQGRRQNVEENQWENKGERVPTRHPHKEENTYAAKVTQQQDFSESQQEDNDGWETVGKKKPARQSHKVQKEQWQDYKLPASEQHYSDDTETHGNLEPSQLELSGLSEACNKLWELDSNRLVPGNDYQIDCGDGKRVHERADMAEGLLFSWVSDEVFRKPTFARFCSLLDNYNPNEGYKEVVTEEERQEQAAFIEEISRTSVIKYLHKYLVIKDVAPGSYQEFKRMLTSLWFDLYGRGGTSGSSSAFEHVFVGEIKQSGGEQVSGFHNWLQFYLEEAKGTVDYQGYIFPRRRGEIPDSETQLLTIQFEWNGVLKSVSSTLVGVSPEFELALYTMCFFMGREENHIQLGPYNVNVKCYRLDNNRIGSAFPIAES, encoded by the exons ATGGACGGACTAATCAGGGGTTTGGTCGACGTGGCTATCGGAGGAAACGAACGTCGCGGTCGTGATGATGAAGACAACTCTACTAGGGACGAGAGATCCAGATCTTCTTGGGCTGAT GTGGTTTCCGGTGAGGAGCAGGATCAGAATCGCGGAGGAGGATCGTCTCATCCTTCGCAAGGTCGACGCCAGAATGTAGAG GAAAATCAATGGGAGAATAAGGGAGAAAGGGTTCCCACAAGGCATCCACATAAG GAAGAGAATACCTATGCGGCTAAAGTCACCCAGCAGCAAGACTTCTCG GAGAGCCAGCAAGAGGACAATGACGGTTGGGAAACTGTAGGGAAAAAGAAACCTGCAAGGCAATCGCATAAG GTCCAGAAGGAGCAATGGCAAGATTACAAACTCCCAGCAAGTGAACAACACTACTCAGACGATACTGAAACTCATGGAAACCTAGAACCCTCTCAACTAGAGCTCTCAGGTCTCTCAGAAGCTTGCAACAAACTCTGGGAGCTCGATTCAAACCGCCTTGTTCCTGGAAACGATTATCAAATTGACTGTGGTGATGGGAAAAGGGTTCACGAGAGAGCCGATATGGCTGAAGGATTACTCTTCTCTTGGGTGAGCGATGAAGTCTTTAGAAAACCGACATTCGCAAG ATTCTGTTCGTTGCTTGACAACTATAACCCAAATGAAGGTTACAAAGAAGTAGTCACAGAAGAAGAGAGGCAAGAGCAAGCAGCTTTCATTGAAGAAATTAGCAGAACCTCTGTGATCAAGTACCTTCACAAGTACCTTGTGATCAAGGACGTTGCTCCTGGAAGCTACCAAGAGTTCAAGAGAATGTTGACAAGTCTCTGGTTCGATCTCTATGGCCGTGGAGGTACCTCTGGCTCTTCTTCTGCGTTTGAGCATGTCTTTGTTGGGGAGATCAAACAATCTGGTGGGGAACAGGTCTCTGGCTTCCATAACTGGCTTCAG TTTTACTTGGAGGAAGCCAAAGGAACTGTAGATTATCAAGGCTATATATTTCCCCGACGTCGCGGTGAAATT CCTGATTCAGAGACCCAGCTGCTAACAATCCAATTCGAGTGGAACGGTGTTCTAAAATCAGTCTCAAGTACGTTAGTAGGAGTAAGCCCAGAGTTCGAGTTGGCTCTATACACAATGTGTTTCTTCATGGGCAGAGAAGAAAACCACATTCAGTTGGGTCCATACAATGTCAATGTCAAATGTTACCGACTTGACAACAACCGTATTGGCTCAGCTTTCCCCATTGCAGAATCTTGA
- the LOC104723388 gene encoding poly(U)-specific endoribonuclease-B isoform X1, with the protein MDGLIRGLVDVAIGGNERRGRDDEDNSTRDERSRSSWADVVSGEEQDQNRGGGSSHPSQGRRQNVEENQWENKGERVPTRHPHKEEQEENTYAAKVTQQQDFSESQQEDNDGWETVGKKKPARQSHKVQKEQWQDYKLPASEQHYSDDTETHGNLEPSQLELSGLSEACNKLWELDSNRLVPGNDYQIDCGDGKRVHERADMAEGLLFSWVSDEVFRKPTFARFCSLLDNYNPNEGYKEVVTEEERQEQAAFIEEISRTSVIKYLHKYLVIKDVAPGSYQEFKRMLTSLWFDLYGRGGTSGSSSAFEHVFVGEIKQSGGEQVSGFHNWLQFYLEEAKGTVDYQGYIFPRRRGEIPDSETQLLTIQFEWNGVLKSVSSTLVGVSPEFELALYTMCFFMGREENHIQLGPYNVNVKCYRLDNNRIGSAFPIAES; encoded by the exons ATGGACGGACTAATCAGGGGTTTGGTCGACGTGGCTATCGGAGGAAACGAACGTCGCGGTCGTGATGATGAAGACAACTCTACTAGGGACGAGAGATCCAGATCTTCTTGGGCTGAT GTGGTTTCCGGTGAGGAGCAGGATCAGAATCGCGGAGGAGGATCGTCTCATCCTTCGCAAGGTCGACGCCAGAATGTAGAG GAAAATCAATGGGAGAATAAGGGAGAAAGGGTTCCCACAAGGCATCCACATAAG GAGGAACAGGAAGAGAATACCTATGCGGCTAAAGTCACCCAGCAGCAAGACTTCTCG GAGAGCCAGCAAGAGGACAATGACGGTTGGGAAACTGTAGGGAAAAAGAAACCTGCAAGGCAATCGCATAAG GTCCAGAAGGAGCAATGGCAAGATTACAAACTCCCAGCAAGTGAACAACACTACTCAGACGATACTGAAACTCATGGAAACCTAGAACCCTCTCAACTAGAGCTCTCAGGTCTCTCAGAAGCTTGCAACAAACTCTGGGAGCTCGATTCAAACCGCCTTGTTCCTGGAAACGATTATCAAATTGACTGTGGTGATGGGAAAAGGGTTCACGAGAGAGCCGATATGGCTGAAGGATTACTCTTCTCTTGGGTGAGCGATGAAGTCTTTAGAAAACCGACATTCGCAAG ATTCTGTTCGTTGCTTGACAACTATAACCCAAATGAAGGTTACAAAGAAGTAGTCACAGAAGAAGAGAGGCAAGAGCAAGCAGCTTTCATTGAAGAAATTAGCAGAACCTCTGTGATCAAGTACCTTCACAAGTACCTTGTGATCAAGGACGTTGCTCCTGGAAGCTACCAAGAGTTCAAGAGAATGTTGACAAGTCTCTGGTTCGATCTCTATGGCCGTGGAGGTACCTCTGGCTCTTCTTCTGCGTTTGAGCATGTCTTTGTTGGGGAGATCAAACAATCTGGTGGGGAACAGGTCTCTGGCTTCCATAACTGGCTTCAG TTTTACTTGGAGGAAGCCAAAGGAACTGTAGATTATCAAGGCTATATATTTCCCCGACGTCGCGGTGAAATT CCTGATTCAGAGACCCAGCTGCTAACAATCCAATTCGAGTGGAACGGTGTTCTAAAATCAGTCTCAAGTACGTTAGTAGGAGTAAGCCCAGAGTTCGAGTTGGCTCTATACACAATGTGTTTCTTCATGGGCAGAGAAGAAAACCACATTCAGTTGGGTCCATACAATGTCAATGTCAAATGTTACCGACTTGACAACAACCGTATTGGCTCAGCTTTCCCCATTGCAGAATCTTGA
- the LOC104723389 gene encoding beta-amylase 3, chloroplastic, which translates to MELTLNSSSSLIKRKDAKNSRNQESSSNNMTFAKMRPPTYQFQAKNSVKEMKFTHEKTYSPENETTERWEKLHVLSYPHPKSDSSVPVFVMLPLDTVTMSGHLNKPRAMNASLMALKGAGVEGVMVDAWWGLVEKDGPMKYNWDGYAELIQMVQRHGLKLQVVMSFHQCGGNVGDSCSIPLPPWVLEEVSKNPDLVYTDKSGRRNPEYISLGCDSVPVLRGRTPIQVYSDFMRSFRERFDNYIGGVIAEIQVGMGPCGELRYPSYPESNGTWRFPGIGEFQCYDKYMKSSLQAYAESIGKTNWGTSGPHDAGEYKNLPEDTEFFRRDGTWNSEYGKFFMEWYSGKLLEHGDQLLSSAKGIFQGSGAKLSGKVAGIHWHYNTRSHAAELTAGYYNTRNHDGYLPIAKMFSKHGVVLNFTCMEMKDGEQPEHANCSPEGLVKQVQNATKQAGTDLAGENALERYDSSAFGQVVATNRSDSGNGLTAFTYLRMNKRLFEGQNWQQLVEFVKNMKEGGHGRRLSEEDTTGSDLYVGFVKGRIAENVEEAALV; encoded by the exons aTGGAGTTGACACTGAATTCCTCAAGTTCTCTTATCAAACGCAAAGATGCCAAGAATTCCAGAAACCAAGAAAGTTCCTCTAACAACATGACCTTTGCGAAGATGAGGCCGCCAACATATCAGTTCCAAGCAAAGAACTCGGTGAAGGAAATGAAGTTCACTCATGAGAAGACCTACTCGCCAGAAAATGAAACCACTGAGAGATGGGAGAAGCTTCATGTACTCTCATACCCACACCCCAAGAGCGACTCTAGTGTTCCGGTGTTTGTCATGTTACCGCTTGACACGGTAACAATGTCAGGGCATTTGAACAAACCAAGAGCCATGAACGCCAGTTTGATGGCTCTTAAAGGAGCTGGTGTGGAAGGTGTAATGGTGGATGCTTGGTGGGGACTGGTAGAGAAAGATGGACCTATGAAGTATAACTGGGATGGCTATGCCGAGCTGATTCAAATGGTTCAAAGGCACGGTCTCAAACTCCAGGTCGTTATGTCTTTCCATCAATGTGGAGGAAACGTCGGAGACTCTTGCAG TATCCCCTTGCCCCCATGGGTACTTGAAGAAGTCAGCAAGAACCCTGATCTTGTCTACACAGACAAATCTGGTAGAAGGAACCCTGAGTATATCTCCTTGGGATGTGATTCTGTGCCTGTCCTTAGAGGAAGAACACCTATCCAGGTCTACTCAGATTTCATGAGGAGCTTCCGTGAAAGATTCGATAATTACATAGGAGGAGTTATTGCG GAAATTCAAGTGGGAATGGGACCTTGTGGAGAATTGAGATACCCATCATACCCTGAGAGCAACGGGACCTGGAGATTTCCCGGAATTGGAGAGTTCCAGTGCTATGACAAG TATATGAAATCGTCACTTCAAGCATATGCTGAATCAATCGGGAAAACTAACTGGGGAACAAGTGGACCTCATGATGCCGGCGAATACAAGAACCTCCCAGAAGATACTGAATTCTTCAGAAGAGACGGAACATGGAATAGCGAGTATGGAAAGTTTTTCATGGAATGGTACTCCGGAAAGCTACTAGAACACGGAGACCAACTCCTATCTTCAGCAAAAGGAATCTTTCAAGGATCCGGAGCAAAGCTATCAGGAAAGGTAGCCGGAATCCACTGGCACTACAACACCAGGTCACACGCAGCTGAGCTAACCGCCGGATACTACAACACGAGGAACCACGACGGGTATCTACCAATAGCTAAGATGTTCAGCAAACATGGGGTTGTACTAAACTTCACCTGCATGGAGATGAAAGATGGGGAACAACCGGAACACGCAAACTGCTCACCAGAAGGTCTGGTAAAGCAAGTACAGAACGCGACAAAGCAAGCTGGAACGGACCTAGCAGGGGAGAATGCGCTAGAACGATATGACTCGAGCGCATTCGGACAAGTGGTAGCAACAAATAGGTCAGATTCCGGAAACGGGTTAACCGCATTTACATACCTAAGAATGAACAAGCGGTTATTTGAGGGTCAAAACTGGCAGCAGTTAGTGGAGTTTGTTAAGAACATGAAGGAAGGTGGCCATGGGAGGAGACTCTCAGAAGAAGACACAACTGGAAGTGACCTTTATGTGGGATTTGTCAAAGGCAGGATCGCTGAGAATGTCGAAGAGGCTGCTCTAGTGTAA
- the LOC104723391 gene encoding uncharacterized protein LOC104723391: MQKSFSLIQTVAISGVFSAVSCWYGFMFGRESARKELGGLIEELRRGSSNSDSTPPHS; the protein is encoded by the exons ATGCAGAAATCGTTCTCGTTGATCCAAACGGTTGCAATCTCCGGCGTATTCTCCGCCGTCTCATGCTG GTATGGATTCATGTTCGGTAGAGAGTCCGCGAGAAAAGAGCTCGGCGGTTTAATCGAAGAGCTCCGTCGTGGAAGTTCCAATTCTGACTCTACTCCACCACATTCCTGA
- the LOC104723390 gene encoding uncharacterized protein LOC104723390 produces the protein MHLKNSTVAERRYIGKETAGCLSTSSDLDPKPKIKHHHRPLQVPEILTPDIGGFSVFNNQVQQAQSRHHLTVEIPDSSSRNLTSKRPVVVTAAARSSNPFNVDDFRRQRGSFGSISSYCPSYLLSWFSSSLPSIPSATNQKLLRHVLRVRLICFHLRFLLLLSVPPLYIFFLLISFRFFLLFVFSVIAFSFVLSISLKFALPHLPSIRLIIARLLSLKLTPTRSSSTSQESTKHVVWSIGSKPVTEKKTNSGSWVQKYSSGDVYEGEFHRGKCSGSGVYYYSMKGKYEGDWIDGKYDGYGVETWAKGSRYRGQYRQGMRHGTGIYRFYTGDVYAGEWSNGQSHGCGVYTSEDGSRFVGEFKWGVKHGLGHYHFRNGDTYAGEYFADRMHGFGVYQFGNGHRYEGAWHEGRRQGLGMYTFRNGETQAGHWEDGVLSCPTEQTTRPDSSFSISHSKVLDTVQQARKAADKAREVVKVEERVNRAVMVANRAANAARVAATKAVQTQTFHCSSGDDPL, from the exons ATGCATCTGAAGAATTCAACTGTAGCAGAACGGCGGTACATCGGAAAAGAAACCGCCGGTTGTTTATCTACTTCCTCCGATTTGGATCCAAAGCCTAAGATTAAACATCATCATCGCCCTCTTCAGGTACCTGAGATTCTCACCCCAGACATTGGTGGGTTCAGTGTGTTCAACAATCAAGTTCAACAAGCTCAGAGTCGTCATCATCTGACGGTTGAAATCCCAGATTCGTCGTCTCGGAATCTTACTTCCAAGAGACCTGTGGTGGTTACGGCGGCGGCTCGATCTTCTAATCCGTTCAACGTTGACGATTTCAGAAGACAACGCGGAAGCTTTGGTTCGATTTCGTCTTATTGTCCGTCGTATCTTTTGTCGTGGTTCTCTTCATCTCTTCCATCGATCCCATCGGCGACTAATCAGAAGCTTCTCCGTCATGTTCTTAGAGTCCGTTTGATATGTTTCCATCTTCGtttcttacttcttctctctgttcctCCTCtttacatcttcttcttgttgattaGTTTCAGATTCTTCCTTCTTTTCGTCTTTTCGGTTATCgctttttcttttgtcctttcGATCTCTCTCAAATTCGCTCTTCCTCACTTACCATCGATTCGTTTGATTATCGCTCGGTTGCTGTCTCTCAAGCTTACCCCTACCAGATCCTCGTCTACATCTCAGGAGAGTACTAAACATGTTGTTTGGTCAATTGGGTCGAAGCCTGTGACTGAGAAGAAGACTAACTCTGGCTCATGGGTTCAGAAGTACAGCTCTGGTGATGTTTACGAGGGAGAGTTTCATAGGGGCAAGTGTTCAGGGAGTGGTGTTTATTACTATTCTATGAAGGGTAAATACGAAGGGGATTGGATTGATGGGAAGTATGATGGATATGGAGTAGAAACATGGGCTAAAGGAAGTAGGTACCGAGGTCAATACAGGCAAGGGATGAGACATGGAACTGGAATCTACAGGTTTTATACAGGGGATGTGTATGCTGGTGAGTGGTCTAATGGACAGAGCCATGGCTGTGGTGTGTATACCTCTGAGGATGGTAGTCGTTTTGTTGGAGAGTTTAAATGGGGTGTTAAACATGGCCTTGGTCATTATCATTTCAG AAATGGTGATACATATGCTGGGGAGTATTTTGCCGACAGGATGCATGGTTTTGGAGTGTATCAATTTGGAAACGGGCATCGGTATGAAGGAGCTTGGCATGAGGGGAGAAGGCAAGGGCTTGGTATGTACACGTTCAGGAATGGTGAGACACAGGCAGGCCATTGGGAAGACGGAGTTCTCAGCTGTCCTACCGAGCAGACCACTCGTCCTGATTCATCGTTTTCCATCAGTCATTCCAAGGTTCTCGACACTGTCCAG CAAGCAAGGAAAGCAGCCGATAAAGCACGTGAAGTTGTGAAAGTTGAAGAGAGAGTGAACAGAGCAGTGATGGTCGCAAACCGAGCAGCAAATGCTGCTAGAGTTGCTGCTACGAAGGCTGTCCAAACCCAAACATTTCATTGTAGTAGTGGGGACGATCCTTTGTGA